In Entelurus aequoreus isolate RoL-2023_Sb linkage group LG02, RoL_Eaeq_v1.1, whole genome shotgun sequence, one genomic interval encodes:
- the rxfp3.3a1 gene encoding relaxin-3 receptor 1 yields the protein MAEDNQSLGSNRTASDLFRQLEDVDVSADGSPLLRVVICCVYSVVCAAGLLGNLLVFFLLGARQERRTSRLDFFVLNLALTDFQFVLTLPFWAVDTVRDFSWPFGHAMCKAVLSFTVMNMYASVFFLTAMSVTRYLALASALPHTSARSSYCSDRCACAVIWTLATVATLPTAVFSTVSHVSGENLCLLKFPGGQDWLAVYHLHKILVGFVVPICVVSVSYVMLLRLIHTRSMKTSNPRRRSRVTKSVTIVVLSFFLCWMPNHAITLWSVLVKLNAANWDRTYYVVHTYVFPLTVCLAHTNSCLNPVIYCLMRPEFRTRLKRLLHRGHANS from the coding sequence ATGGCTGAAGACAACCAAAGTCTTGGTTCCAACCGGACCGCGTCGGACCTCTTCAGGCAGTTGGAGGACGTGGACGTGTCGGCGGACGGGAGTCCTCTCCTCCGAGTCGTCATCTGCTGCGTCTACTCCGTGGTGTGCGCCGCGGGTCTGCTGGGCAACCTGCTGGTCTTCTTCCTGCTGGGCGCCCGGCAGGAGCGCAGGACGTCCAGGTTGGATTTCTTCGTGCTCAACTTGGCGCTCACCGACTTCCAGTTCGTGCTGACGCTGCCCTTCTGGGCGGTGGACACGGTGCGGGACTTCAGCTGGCCGTTCGGGCACGCCATGTGCAAGGCGGTGCTGTCCTTCACCGTCATGAACATGTACGCCAGCGTCTTCTTCCTCACCGCCATGAGCGTCACCAGGTACTTGGCGCTGGCGTCCGCGCTGCCGCACACCAGCGCGCGCAGCTCCTACTGCTCCGACCGCTGCGCCTGCGCGGTGATTTGGACGCTCGCCACCGTGGCCACGTTACCGACGGCCGTGTTCTCCACCGTCAGCCACGTCTCCGGGGAGAACCTGTGCCTGCTCAAGTTCCCCGGCGGCCAGGACTGGCTGGCGGTCTACCACCTCCACAAGATCCTGGTGGGCTTCGTGGTGCCCATCTGCGTGGTGTCCGTCAGCTACGTCATGCTGCTGCGCCTCATCCACACCAGGAGCATGAAGACCAGCAACCCCAGGCGGAGGTCAAGGGTCACCAAGTCCGTCACCATCGTCGTCCTGTCCTTCTTCCTGTGCTGGATGCCCAACCACGCCATCACGCTGTGGAGCGTCCTGGTCAAGCTGAACGCGGCCAACTGGGACCGGACGTACTACGTGGTGCACACGTACGTCTTCCCGCTCACCGTGTGCCTGGCGCACACCAACAGCTGCCTCAACCCCGTCATCTACTGCCTCATGCGGCCCGAGTTCAGGACCAGGCTGAAGCGGCTCCTCCACCGGGGACACGCCAACAGTTAG